One window of the Anolis sagrei isolate rAnoSag1 chromosome 5, rAnoSag1.mat, whole genome shotgun sequence genome contains the following:
- the JOSD1 gene encoding josephin-1, whose amino-acid sequence MCGETPYRLPSSLLISQRKMSCVPWKGDKTKSEAPETPQQTPVRIYHEKQRRELCALHALNNVFQDGNAFTRDTLQEIFQRLSPNTMVTPHKKSMLGNGNYDVNVIMAALQTKGYEAVWWDKRRDVNVIALSNVMGFIMNLPSSLCWGPLKLPLKRQHWICVREVGGTYYNLDSKLKVPEWIGGETELRKFLRHQLRGKNCELLLVVPEEVEAHQSWRADA is encoded by the exons ATGTGTGGAGAAACACCTTATCGTCTCCCATCTTCACTGCTTATATCACAGAGGAAAATGAGTTGTGTGCCATGGAAAGGTGACAAAACCAAATCTGAAGCACCAGAAACACCACAGCAGACACCAGTGCGTATTTATCACGAAAAACAGCGTAGGGAGCTGTGTGCGCTCCATGCTCTCAATAACGTCTTCCAGGATGGCAATGCCTTTACGCGAGATACATTGCAGGAAATTTTCCAGAG GTTGTCTCCTAACACTATGGTGACACCACACAAGAAGAGCATGTTGGGAAATGGGAACTATGACGTGAATGTCATCATGGCAGCTCTTCAGACCAAAGGTTATGAAGCCGTTTGGTGGGATAAGCGCAG GGATGTTAATGTAATTGCCCTTTCTAATGTGATGGGCTTCATTATGAATCTCCCCTCAAGCCTCTGTTGGGGTCCACTGAAACTTCCTCTAAAACGGCAACATTGGATCTGTGTCCGTGAAGTGGGAGGTACCTACTACAATCTTGACTCTAAACTCAAGGTGCCTGAATGGATTGGTGGTGAAACAGAACTCAG GAAGTTTTTGAGGCATCAGTTGCGAGGAAAGAACTGTGAACTTCTTTTGGTGGTGCCTGAGGAGGTAGAAGCACATCAGAGTTGGAGAGCTGATGCATGA